One Streptomyces coeruleorubidus DNA segment encodes these proteins:
- a CDS encoding MarR family winged helix-turn-helix transcriptional regulator: protein MKAEDNLGTAETLRLGVSRLATRLRAQHPGRGQALTRMSASVLANLRHDGPLTPTALAAIEGLQPQSLTRVLNELEERGRIVRSTNRKDRRSQDIAITDLGIQALDGHVQEGNRWLASALVTLTPTERGVLELAAGLMVRLAETAPDQPR from the coding sequence GTGAAAGCTGAAGACAACCTCGGCACGGCCGAGACGCTACGGCTCGGCGTGTCACGTCTGGCCACGCGCCTGCGCGCCCAGCACCCCGGACGCGGCCAGGCGCTCACCCGCATGTCCGCTTCGGTGCTGGCCAACCTGCGCCATGACGGTCCGCTGACCCCCACCGCGCTGGCCGCCATCGAAGGGCTCCAGCCGCAGTCCCTGACCCGCGTCCTGAACGAGCTGGAGGAACGCGGCCGCATCGTCCGGTCGACCAATCGCAAGGACCGCCGCAGCCAGGACATCGCCATCACGGACCTCGGCATCCAGGCGCTCGACGGGCACGTGCAGGAGGGGAACCGCTGGCTCGCCTCGGCACTTGTGACCCTGACCCCGACCGAGCGCGGTGTGCTCGAACTGGCCGCCGGCCTGATGGTGCGACTGGCCGAGACCGCCCCTGATCAGCCTCGGTAG
- a CDS encoding FAD-dependent oxidoreductase: MSTVVETDVLIVGSGPAGASAALALSTYGVPNIVVTRYASLADTPRAHITNQRTMEVLRDLGVEQEVVAQATPQHLMGNTTFCTSLAGEELGRVRSWGNDPLVQAEHELASPTRMCDMPQHLMEPVLVNAAVARGTQLRFQTEYLSHTQDADGVTATVHDRLRGDTYEIRAKYLIGADGGRSKVAADAGLPMGGQMGVAGSINIVFEADLAKYTAHRPATLYWVLAPGATVGGIGAGLVRCVRPWTEWLIVWGYDVTAGAPDLTTEYAESVVRGLVGDDDIPVTVKSSSAWTVNEMYAESYANGRVFCAGDAVHRHPPSNGLGSNTSIQDAYNLAWKLKLVLDGTAHPRLLDSYTAERAPIGRQIVTRANRSIRETAPIFEALDGLSPQTPEQLWANIAARKEATEAAEKQRAELREAIAFKAYEFNAHGVDLNQRYTSGAIVPDGTADPGFARDPELHHQPSSRPGARLPHAWITSGSRTLSTLDTVGRGRFTLLTGIGGEDWVRAAGAQEVEIATVVIGPGQEYEDPYGDWARLSEISDAGALLVRPDGFVAFRHASAAPDAGELLTDALRTILGHA, translated from the coding sequence GTGTCCACCGTCGTCGAGACCGACGTCCTGATCGTGGGCAGCGGCCCCGCCGGTGCCTCGGCCGCGCTCGCCCTGAGCACCTACGGCGTGCCCAACATCGTGGTGACCCGCTACGCGAGCCTCGCCGACACGCCCCGCGCGCACATCACCAACCAGCGCACCATGGAGGTACTGCGCGACCTCGGCGTCGAGCAGGAGGTCGTCGCGCAGGCCACGCCGCAGCACCTGATGGGCAACACGACGTTCTGCACCAGCCTCGCGGGCGAGGAACTGGGCCGGGTGCGCTCCTGGGGCAACGACCCCCTCGTACAGGCGGAACACGAACTCGCCAGCCCCACCCGCATGTGCGACATGCCGCAGCACCTCATGGAGCCGGTCCTGGTGAACGCGGCCGTCGCCCGCGGCACCCAGCTCCGCTTCCAGACCGAGTACCTCTCCCACACCCAGGACGCCGACGGCGTCACGGCCACCGTCCACGACCGGCTGCGCGGGGACACGTACGAGATCCGCGCCAAGTACCTGATCGGCGCCGACGGCGGACGCTCCAAGGTCGCCGCGGACGCCGGGCTGCCGATGGGCGGCCAGATGGGCGTGGCCGGCAGCATCAACATCGTCTTCGAGGCGGATCTGGCGAAGTACACCGCCCACCGCCCGGCCACCCTGTACTGGGTCCTCGCGCCCGGCGCGACGGTCGGCGGCATCGGCGCGGGCCTGGTGCGCTGCGTCCGCCCCTGGACCGAGTGGCTGATCGTGTGGGGCTACGACGTCACCGCGGGCGCCCCGGACCTGACCACCGAGTACGCCGAATCCGTCGTGCGGGGGCTCGTCGGAGACGACGACATCCCCGTGACCGTCAAGTCGTCCTCCGCGTGGACCGTCAACGAGATGTACGCGGAGAGCTACGCGAACGGCCGCGTCTTCTGCGCCGGCGACGCCGTGCACCGGCATCCCCCGTCCAACGGCCTCGGCTCCAACACCTCCATCCAGGACGCCTACAACCTGGCCTGGAAGCTCAAACTCGTCCTCGACGGCACCGCCCACCCCAGGCTGCTCGACAGCTACACCGCCGAGCGCGCGCCCATCGGCCGGCAGATCGTCACCCGCGCCAACCGGTCGATCCGCGAGACCGCCCCGATCTTCGAGGCCCTCGACGGGCTCTCCCCGCAGACCCCCGAGCAGCTGTGGGCCAACATCGCCGCCCGCAAGGAGGCCACCGAGGCCGCCGAGAAGCAGCGCGCGGAGCTGCGCGAGGCGATCGCCTTCAAGGCGTACGAGTTCAACGCGCACGGCGTCGACCTCAACCAGCGCTACACCTCCGGCGCGATCGTCCCGGACGGCACGGCCGACCCCGGCTTCGCCCGCGACCCCGAGCTGCACCACCAGCCCTCCTCCCGCCCCGGCGCCCGGCTCCCGCACGCCTGGATCACCTCGGGCTCCCGCACGCTCTCCACCCTCGACACGGTCGGCCGGGGCCGCTTCACCCTGCTGACCGGCATCGGGGGAGAGGACTGGGTGCGGGCGGCCGGGGCCCAGGAGGTGGAGATCGCCACCGTGGTGATCGGGCCGGGGCAGGAGTACGAGGACCCGTACGGCGACTGGGCGCGCCTGAGCGAGATCTCCGACGCGGGCGCCCTGCTCGTGCGCCCCGACGGTTTCGTCGCCTTCCGGCACGCGTCCGCCGCGCCGGACGCCGGCGAACTGCTCACGGACGCGTTGCGGACCATCCTCGGACACGCCTGA
- a CDS encoding maleylacetate reductase, whose product MTFPSDFSYETRPVRVVFRPGAAVTATPGEAARLGLRRLLVVCGSRGEAVARAVADALGDACVGVHAEARMHVPVEDADRAVAAVRAAGADGCVAVGGGSAIGLGKAIALRTGLPLIAVPSTYSGSEMTPVWGLTEHGTKRTGRDPVVQPRSVVYDPRLTLSLPVPLTVTSGVNALAHAVEALYAPDTSPLVSVMAEEGVRAMTEALPRLAADPEDLDARSRALYAAWLCGTCLGSTTMGLHHKVCHVLGGTFGLPHAETHTVVLPYVLAYNTPAAPHALTVLRRALGADDPPRALWELAGRLGAPRSLAGLGLAEGDVTPAADRVAGEPYANPRPVTADEARAVLRAAYEGGPPEPAGETTL is encoded by the coding sequence ATGACGTTCCCGAGTGACTTCTCGTACGAGACCCGGCCCGTCCGGGTCGTGTTCCGGCCCGGCGCGGCCGTCACCGCGACCCCGGGCGAGGCCGCACGCCTGGGCCTGCGGCGGCTGCTCGTGGTCTGCGGCAGCCGGGGCGAAGCAGTCGCCCGGGCGGTCGCGGACGCGCTCGGCGACGCCTGCGTGGGAGTGCACGCCGAGGCCCGGATGCACGTCCCCGTCGAGGACGCCGACCGGGCCGTCGCGGCGGTACGGGCGGCCGGGGCGGACGGCTGCGTCGCGGTCGGCGGGGGCTCCGCCATCGGACTCGGCAAGGCGATCGCGCTGCGCACCGGGCTGCCGCTGATCGCCGTGCCCTCGACCTACTCGGGTTCCGAGATGACCCCCGTGTGGGGCCTGACCGAGCACGGCACCAAGCGCACCGGCCGCGACCCGGTCGTCCAGCCCCGCAGCGTCGTCTACGACCCCCGTCTCACCCTCTCCCTGCCCGTGCCGCTGACCGTGACCAGCGGCGTCAACGCGCTCGCGCACGCCGTCGAGGCGCTGTACGCCCCGGACACCTCGCCGCTGGTCTCGGTCATGGCCGAGGAGGGCGTGCGGGCGATGACCGAGGCACTGCCGCGACTGGCCGCCGACCCGGAGGACCTCGACGCGCGCAGCCGGGCGCTGTACGCGGCCTGGCTGTGCGGCACGTGCCTCGGCTCGACCACGATGGGCCTGCACCACAAGGTGTGCCACGTGCTGGGCGGCACCTTCGGACTGCCGCACGCCGAGACGCACACCGTCGTGCTGCCGTACGTCCTCGCCTACAACACCCCCGCCGCCCCGCACGCGCTGACCGTACTGCGACGGGCCCTCGGCGCCGACGACCCGCCCCGCGCCCTGTGGGAGCTGGCCGGGCGCCTCGGAGCACCGCGTTCCCTCGCCGGACTCGGCCTCGCGGAAGGCGATGTGACACCGGCGGCGGACCGGGTCGCGGGCGAGCCGTACGCCAACCCGCGCCCGGTGACGGCGGACGAGGCCCGGGCCGTGCTGCGAGCGGCGTACGAGGGCGGCCCGCCGGAGCCGGCCGGGGAAACCACCCTTTAG
- a CDS encoding intradiol ring-cleavage dioxygenase produces the protein MTTDTTGAGVTEQALASLRGTTDPRLRELLTGLVRHLHDFARETRLTQQEWERAIGFLTATGRACTDTRQEFILLSDVLGLSMLVETVNGHRAPGATESTVLGPFHMTESPVRALGDDIDLVGGGEPCVVGGRVLSADGTALPGAVVDVWQADDKGFYDVQQPGVQPAGNGRGLFTADPEGRFWFRTCAPAPYPIPTDGPVGGLLRATGRHPYRPAHIHFIATAEGHTPLTTHIFVAGGDYLDSDAVFAVKESLVQDFAQTDDPALAREFGVANPFRHARFDLVLERAA, from the coding sequence ATGACCACCGACACGACCGGGGCCGGCGTCACCGAGCAGGCCCTCGCCAGCCTCCGGGGGACCACCGACCCGCGGCTGCGCGAGCTGCTCACCGGCCTCGTCCGCCATCTGCACGACTTCGCGCGCGAGACCCGGCTGACCCAGCAGGAGTGGGAGCGGGCGATCGGCTTTCTGACGGCGACCGGGCGGGCCTGCACCGACACCCGGCAGGAGTTCATCCTGCTGTCGGACGTGCTCGGGCTGTCCATGCTCGTGGAGACCGTCAACGGCCACCGCGCGCCCGGCGCCACCGAGTCCACCGTGCTCGGCCCCTTCCACATGACCGAGTCGCCGGTCCGCGCCCTCGGCGACGACATCGACCTGGTGGGCGGCGGCGAACCGTGCGTGGTCGGCGGCCGGGTGCTGTCCGCGGACGGCACAGCGCTGCCCGGCGCCGTCGTCGACGTCTGGCAGGCCGACGACAAGGGCTTCTACGACGTCCAGCAGCCCGGCGTCCAGCCCGCGGGCAACGGACGCGGACTGTTCACCGCCGACCCCGAGGGCCGCTTCTGGTTCCGCACCTGTGCCCCGGCGCCGTACCCGATCCCCACCGACGGCCCCGTCGGCGGGCTGCTGCGCGCGACCGGGCGGCACCCCTACCGCCCCGCGCACATCCACTTCATCGCCACGGCCGAGGGACACACGCCCCTCACCACGCACATCTTCGTGGCCGGCGGCGACTACCTCGACTCCGACGCGGTGTTCGCCGTGAAGGAGAGCCTCGTCCAGGACTTCGCGCAGACCGACGACCCGGCCCTGGCGCGAGAGTTCGGCGTGGCGAACCCCTTCCGGCACGCCCGCTTCGACCTCGTACTGGAGCGTGCCGCATGA
- a CDS encoding helix-turn-helix domain-containing protein, producing the protein MTTTEPSPAATARPSLRLARERFLSGRPLPGGVPEEVVAAWRRARFFGVPHDLKEPVAAPARPVESALLGAARPVLDRLVPALGADRSLLVLTDERLRVLWTAGSVPGLDPCPVLSEQEVGNNSAALALRIRRRAEVHGPEHFLDRWQDVSAVSVPVFAPEGGRVAGTLTVASLASRLGGARSPHPQAALAEAAAAAVETELRARAGRAERVLLDAYLRAAGGPERVVDGSERAADGPGGAADGSDRAARGPDRAADGSDRAARGPDRAADGSDRAARGPDRAADGSDRAARGPDRAADGSDRAARGPDRAADGSDRAARGPDRAADGSDRAARGPDRAADGSDRAAGGSYRAVAALDGRNRLISDSAQQLLTPEVLGALERTAVSARHANAVSDAGQPEDTGLAELPELPELPEGAGCVARVDPVRLDGVVIGIVAVLEPLARPVASPAVPRPPCSLTGSSVPWGHAVGRAVELAGSPEPLLLTGERGTGKSALALDLLGTQAVEVADAALDVGLERALPTWPAGLPLLLRHAERLAQPGVAALNSLLDTHPDIRLLVTYTPGTPVGPCLQRLLDKLSARSVTLPPLRERTEDIRELLPALAPRPAPGQPPLTWTLDALRALERYPWPGNVTELAHVVRALAEHRRMSGPVRRAELPDAVREGPAARPLSPMEHAERAAILDALRRHGGNKARAAAALGIGRATLYRKLRGYRG; encoded by the coding sequence GTGACCACGACCGAGCCCTCCCCCGCAGCCACCGCCCGGCCCTCGCTGCGTCTCGCCCGCGAGCGGTTCCTGTCGGGGCGTCCGCTGCCCGGCGGCGTTCCGGAGGAGGTCGTCGCGGCGTGGCGGCGGGCGCGGTTCTTCGGTGTGCCGCACGACTTGAAGGAGCCGGTCGCCGCTCCCGCGCGCCCCGTGGAGTCGGCGCTGCTCGGTGCCGCCCGGCCGGTGCTCGACCGGCTCGTCCCGGCCCTGGGCGCGGACCGGTCGCTCCTCGTCCTGACCGACGAGCGGCTGCGCGTGCTGTGGACGGCGGGGAGCGTACCCGGGCTCGATCCGTGCCCCGTCCTGTCGGAGCAGGAGGTCGGCAACAACAGCGCGGCTCTCGCCCTGCGCATCCGGCGCCGGGCCGAGGTGCACGGACCCGAGCACTTCCTCGACCGGTGGCAGGACGTGTCCGCCGTGAGCGTCCCGGTGTTCGCACCGGAGGGCGGCCGGGTCGCCGGCACGCTGACGGTCGCGTCGCTCGCGTCGCGGCTGGGCGGCGCGCGTTCGCCGCATCCGCAGGCGGCACTCGCCGAGGCCGCCGCCGCGGCGGTCGAGACGGAGCTGCGTGCGCGGGCGGGGCGGGCGGAGCGGGTGCTGCTGGACGCCTATCTGCGGGCGGCCGGCGGGCCGGAGCGGGTGGTGGATGGATCGGAGCGGGCGGCGGACGGACCGGGCGGGGCCGCGGACGGATCAGACCGGGCGGCGCGCGGACCCGACCGGGCCGCGGACGGATCAGACCGGGCGGCGCGCGGACCCGACCGGGCCGCGGACGGATCAGACCGGGCGGCGCGCGGACCCGACCGGGCCGCGGACGGATCAGACCGGGCGGCGCGCGGACCCGACCGGGCCGCGGACGGATCAGACCGGGCGGCGCGCGGACCCGACCGGGCCGCGGACGGATCAGACCGGGCGGCGCGCGGACCCGACCGGGCCGCGGACGGATCAGACCGGGCGGCGCGCGGACCCGACCGGGCCGCGGACGGATCAGACCGGGCGGCCGGCGGATCATACCGGGCCGTGGCCGCCTTGGACGGTCGTAACCGCCTGATCAGCGACTCCGCGCAGCAGTTGCTGACGCCCGAGGTGCTCGGGGCGCTGGAGCGTACGGCGGTGAGCGCGCGGCATGCGAATGCCGTGAGTGACGCGGGGCAGCCCGAGGACACGGGCCTGGCCGAGCTGCCGGAGCTGCCGGAGCTGCCGGAGGGCGCTGGATGCGTCGCGCGGGTCGATCCGGTGCGTCTGGACGGCGTGGTCATCGGGATCGTCGCCGTCCTGGAGCCGCTCGCCCGTCCCGTGGCGTCGCCGGCCGTGCCGCGCCCGCCCTGCTCGCTCACCGGCTCGTCGGTCCCCTGGGGCCACGCCGTCGGGCGTGCCGTCGAACTGGCCGGCTCGCCGGAGCCGTTGCTGCTGACCGGTGAGCGCGGAACCGGCAAGTCCGCGCTGGCTCTGGACCTGCTCGGGACCCAGGCCGTCGAGGTCGCCGACGCGGCGCTGGATGTCGGGCTCGAAAGGGCCCTGCCCACCTGGCCGGCCGGTCTTCCGCTTCTGCTCCGGCACGCCGAACGCCTCGCGCAGCCCGGCGTGGCCGCGCTCAACTCCCTGCTCGACACGCACCCGGACATCCGGCTGCTGGTCACCTACACGCCCGGCACGCCGGTCGGCCCCTGCCTCCAGCGCCTGCTGGACAAACTGTCCGCCCGCTCGGTGACCCTGCCTCCACTGCGGGAACGCACCGAGGACATACGGGAGCTGCTGCCGGCCCTGGCGCCACGGCCGGCCCCCGGGCAACCGCCGCTGACCTGGACCCTGGACGCCCTGCGCGCACTCGAGCGGTACCCGTGGCCCGGGAACGTCACCGAGCTGGCCCATGTCGTCCGGGCCCTCGCGGAGCACCGCCGGATGTCGGGGCCGGTGCGCCGGGCGGAGCTGCCGGACGCCGTGCGGGAGGGTCCGGCCGCGCGGCCCCTCAGCCCGATGGAGCACGCCGAGCGCGCCGCGATACTGGATGCGCTGCGCCGCCACGGCGGCAACAAGGCGCGCGCGGCGGCCGCGCTGGGCATCGGCCGGGCGACGCTGTACCGCAAGCTGCGGGGCTACCGAGGCTGA
- a CDS encoding ABC transporter ATP-binding protein, giving the protein MTLGEGRADEHESVEDEVNGPEENGCAENRPEENGPAENGPEENRPEENGREKDRHGKDGHEKNKAEEKATSAGPALRLMAAAAHERTGLVACLLLSALSVALSLVVPRLLGAVTDLVVAGLRGAEGVDLPAVGGLLVLAAVLVLASAAAAWGRGRLAQTVAQHTAYRLREAVSAKLSRLPMAYLDARPRGDVLSRMTNDIENTSMTLQQALTQITAALLAVVGLLAAMLWLSPALTVVAVGMLVASALVTRALARHSRPQYARQWDAVGEVNAFVEEAVTGHTELVAQGRTDRAEQAFAERNRRLHRAGLRAQFLAGVMSPATKFIGHLGYVLVAVLGGLRAASGELSVGDVQAFVTYTLQLGGPASAVASVVGVLQSGLSSARRVRTLLDAPETHAPARTTAPADRVSGRIRFDDVTFGYGPGRVLFDGLSFDARPGETVAIVGPTGAGKSTVVNLLLGFYAPWSGRVLLDGTDIAELPRDVLHRQVRAVLQDPWLFTGTIAENIAYGVDHASEDDIRRAARAACADHFVRALPHGYATVVGEDGGGLSTGQMQLIALARVFLSDPDVLVLDEATSAVDARTEVLIREASARLLRGRTSIVIAHRLSTVRNADTILVMEDGRVVEKGGHAELTARRGRYAALHDTRK; this is encoded by the coding sequence GTGACTCTCGGGGAAGGCCGCGCCGACGAGCACGAGTCGGTCGAGGACGAGGTGAACGGGCCTGAGGAGAACGGGTGCGCGGAGAACAGGCCTGAGGAGAACGGGCCCGCGGAGAACGGACCTGAGGAGAACAGGCCTGAGGAGAACGGGCGCGAGAAGGACAGGCATGGGAAGGACGGGCACGAGAAGAACAAGGCCGAGGAGAAGGCGACGTCCGCCGGGCCGGCGCTGCGTCTGATGGCCGCCGCCGCGCACGAACGCACCGGGCTGGTCGCCTGCCTCCTGCTCAGCGCCCTCAGCGTCGCCCTGTCCCTGGTCGTCCCCCGGCTGCTGGGAGCGGTCACCGACCTCGTCGTGGCCGGTCTGCGCGGTGCCGAGGGCGTCGACCTCCCGGCGGTCGGCGGGCTCCTGGTCCTGGCCGCGGTGCTCGTCCTCGCCTCGGCGGCCGCCGCCTGGGGGCGTGGCCGGCTGGCCCAGACCGTGGCGCAGCACACCGCCTACCGGCTGCGGGAGGCGGTCTCGGCCAAACTGTCCCGGCTGCCGATGGCGTACCTCGACGCGAGGCCGCGCGGTGACGTCCTGTCGAGGATGACGAACGACATCGAGAACACGTCGATGACCCTCCAGCAGGCCCTCACCCAGATCACCGCGGCACTGCTCGCTGTCGTCGGACTGCTCGCCGCCATGCTGTGGCTGTCCCCGGCGCTCACGGTGGTGGCGGTGGGCATGCTGGTCGCGTCCGCACTCGTCACGAGAGCACTCGCCCGGCACTCGCGTCCGCAGTACGCGCGGCAGTGGGACGCCGTCGGCGAGGTGAACGCCTTCGTCGAGGAAGCCGTCACCGGACATACCGAACTCGTGGCCCAGGGACGGACGGACAGGGCCGAGCAGGCGTTCGCCGAGCGGAACCGGCGGCTCCACCGGGCCGGTCTGCGGGCCCAGTTCCTCGCCGGAGTCATGAGCCCCGCGACGAAGTTCATCGGCCACCTCGGCTACGTGCTCGTCGCGGTCCTGGGCGGACTGCGTGCGGCGAGCGGCGAGTTGTCCGTCGGTGACGTCCAGGCGTTCGTCACGTACACACTCCAGCTCGGCGGCCCGGCGTCGGCCGTCGCATCCGTCGTCGGTGTGCTCCAGTCGGGCCTGAGCTCGGCCCGGCGTGTCCGGACGCTCCTCGATGCGCCGGAGACGCACGCGCCCGCCAGGACCACCGCACCTGCGGACAGGGTCTCCGGGCGGATCCGGTTCGACGACGTCACCTTCGGATACGGGCCCGGCCGCGTGCTCTTCGACGGCCTGTCGTTCGATGCGCGGCCCGGGGAGACGGTGGCGATCGTCGGCCCCACCGGCGCAGGCAAGAGCACGGTCGTCAACCTGCTCCTGGGGTTCTACGCGCCGTGGTCCGGACGCGTCCTGCTCGACGGCACGGACATCGCCGAGCTGCCCCGTGACGTCCTGCACCGACAGGTGCGCGCCGTGCTCCAGGACCCCTGGCTGTTCACCGGAACCATCGCCGAGAACATCGCCTACGGAGTCGACCACGCGAGCGAGGACGACATCCGGCGGGCGGCCCGGGCGGCCTGCGCCGACCACTTCGTCCGGGCACTCCCGCACGGTTACGCCACCGTGGTGGGCGAGGACGGCGGCGGCCTCAGCACCGGTCAGATGCAACTGATCGCCCTTGCCAGGGTCTTCCTCTCCGACCCCGACGTGCTGGTGCTGGACGAGGCGACGAGCGCGGTGGACGCCCGCACCGAAGTACTGATCCGCGAAGCCTCCGCCCGCCTGCTGCGCGGACGGACCAGCATCGTGATCGCCCATCGGCTGTCCACGGTCAGGAACGCGGACACCATCCTCGTCATGGAGGACGGACGCGTGGTCGAGAAGGGCGGGCACGCCGAACTCACGGCACGGAGGGGCCGGTACGCCGCACTCCACGACACAAGGAAGTGA
- a CDS encoding NAD(P)H-binding protein, with protein MTQTQKILVTGATGTVGRQVVAELLARGHEVRALTRDAAKAAFPAGVEVVEGDLTQPDGLAPALEGVTGLHLITFGGAAFTPLETGPRILELARSAGVRRITVLHGGGPTPLEDAVRADDGVHWTVLMPVEFMANALEWADGIVASGEVREPFVARLSAMVHEGDIGAVAAVALTEEGHGGQEYVITGPELLTVGDKVATIAAAVGRQVTLVELTEEQAVEQWRATGLPEDVIGFLLEAYGNTPEVGRTVVGTVEKVTGRPARTFAHWAAEHADAFKA; from the coding sequence ATGACGCAGACGCAGAAGATTCTTGTCACCGGCGCCACCGGAACCGTCGGCCGCCAGGTCGTAGCCGAACTGCTCGCCCGGGGGCACGAGGTCCGCGCCCTCACCCGGGACGCCGCGAAGGCCGCTTTCCCGGCCGGTGTGGAGGTCGTCGAGGGCGACCTGACCCAACCGGACGGCCTGGCCCCGGCGCTGGAGGGGGTCACCGGCCTCCATCTGATCACCTTCGGCGGCGCCGCCTTCACCCCGCTGGAGACCGGCCCGCGCATCCTTGAGCTGGCCCGCTCGGCCGGCGTCCGCCGAATCACCGTGCTGCACGGCGGCGGGCCCACCCCGCTGGAGGACGCGGTGCGTGCCGACGACGGTGTGCACTGGACCGTGCTCATGCCGGTCGAGTTCATGGCCAACGCCCTGGAGTGGGCGGACGGGATCGTGGCCTCGGGCGAGGTGCGGGAGCCGTTCGTCGCACGGCTGAGTGCCATGGTCCACGAGGGCGACATCGGCGCCGTCGCCGCGGTCGCGCTCACGGAGGAGGGCCACGGAGGCCAGGAGTACGTGATCACCGGCCCCGAACTGCTCACCGTCGGCGACAAGGTGGCGACGATCGCCGCCGCCGTCGGCCGTCAGGTCACGCTGGTCGAGCTGACCGAGGAACAGGCCGTCGAGCAGTGGCGGGCGACGGGCCTCCCGGAGGACGTGATCGGCTTCCTGCTGGAGGCGTACGGCAACACCCCCGAGGTGGGCCGCACGGTCGTCGGCACCGTCGAGAAGGTCACCGGCCGCCCGGCCCGCACCTTCGCCCACTGGGCGGCGGAACACGCGGACGCGTTCAAGGCGTAG
- a CDS encoding ABC transporter ATP-binding protein, producing the protein MRRRLGLVALLQTGQMLAMLRLPALNADVIDDGVLRGDSRQVLEVGAAMLTVTCAQALCAGCAAYLSATVALAWGRELRQAVFSRVLALSAHEVSRIGRAGLITRSTQDVQQIQQLALNALTVMVVAPLTAVGSALLALRQDAPLGLVLTVVLPTLTVALWLVLRRTLPLSAAVQQRLDHINRITRERLAGIRTTRSFDRDSHEEARFRGADRAMMRTGLALGRAQALIMPTFTVVIELSSIAVLWFGGVRVAAGDVEMGTVVAFLHYLSLMLQAVMMAMGVFLQASRAGASVGRVREVLRTRATVALPRQGAGRPVHPPGVVIESVDFRYPGARDAALHSVSLAVTPGETVVLTGAVGSGKTTLLHLVARLGDPDGGRVIVGGRDVRELDRETLAEAVGLVTQRPYLFSGTVAEHLRRGAPGADDAALWRALELAQARDFVEAAGHGLDAPVSAGGVNLSGGQRQRLAVAQLLLKRPSVYLLDEPFSALDTGTAARLHAVLQAETRGAACLVVSQHLATLRTADRVVVLDRGRVVGQGPHADLLADNTVYREIVLARGGRVETS; encoded by the coding sequence ATGCGGCGTCGGCTCGGCCTGGTGGCCCTGCTCCAGACCGGGCAGATGCTGGCGATGCTCCGGCTTCCCGCGCTGAACGCGGACGTCATCGACGACGGCGTGCTCAGAGGCGACAGTCGCCAGGTCCTCGAAGTCGGCGCGGCGATGCTGACCGTGACCTGCGCTCAGGCGCTCTGCGCGGGTTGTGCGGCATACCTGAGCGCCACGGTCGCGCTGGCCTGGGGACGGGAGCTGCGCCAGGCCGTGTTCTCCCGGGTCCTGGCGCTCTCCGCCCACGAGGTGAGCCGTATCGGGCGTGCCGGTCTCATCACGCGTTCCACCCAGGACGTGCAGCAGATCCAGCAACTCGCCCTCAACGCCCTGACGGTAATGGTCGTCGCCCCGCTCACCGCGGTGGGCAGCGCCCTACTGGCCCTGCGTCAGGACGCCCCGCTGGGACTCGTGCTGACGGTGGTCCTGCCGACGCTCACCGTGGCACTCTGGCTCGTCCTGCGCCGGACGCTGCCGCTGTCCGCCGCCGTGCAGCAGCGCCTGGACCACATCAACCGGATCACACGGGAACGCCTGGCCGGCATCCGCACCACCCGGTCGTTCGACCGCGACAGCCATGAGGAGGCCCGCTTCCGGGGCGCCGACCGGGCGATGATGCGCACCGGTCTCGCCCTCGGCCGGGCCCAGGCCCTGATCATGCCGACGTTCACCGTCGTCATCGAACTGTCCTCGATCGCCGTGCTGTGGTTCGGCGGTGTGCGCGTGGCCGCGGGCGACGTCGAGATGGGCACGGTCGTCGCCTTCCTGCACTACCTGTCCCTGATGCTTCAGGCGGTCATGATGGCCATGGGCGTCTTCCTCCAGGCCTCGCGCGCAGGGGCCAGTGTCGGGCGGGTACGGGAGGTGCTCCGGACCAGGGCCACCGTCGCCCTGCCACGGCAGGGCGCGGGCAGGCCCGTCCACCCGCCCGGGGTGGTGATCGAATCCGTGGACTTCCGCTACCCGGGCGCGCGGGACGCCGCGCTGCACTCGGTCTCGCTGGCCGTGACTCCCGGTGAGACGGTCGTGCTGACCGGGGCGGTCGGCAGCGGCAAGACGACCCTGCTGCACCTGGTGGCCAGGCTGGGCGACCCCGACGGCGGCAGGGTCATCGTGGGCGGGCGGGACGTGCGCGAACTGGACCGCGAGACGCTGGCCGAGGCGGTCGGCCTCGTCACGCAGCGGCCGTACCTCTTTTCGGGCACCGTTGCCGAACACCTGCGCCGAGGAGCCCCCGGGGCCGACGACGCGGCGCTGTGGCGAGCGCTGGAGCTGGCACAGGCCCGGGACTTCGTCGAGGCGGCCGGTCACGGACTGGACGCCCCGGTGAGCGCGGGCGGCGTGAACCTGTCCGGCGGACAGCGCCAGCGTCTGGCCGTCGCCCAACTGCTGCTCAAACGGCCGTCGGTATACCTCCTCGACGAGCCCTTCTCCGCCCTGGACACCGGCACCGCCGCACGGCTGCACGCCGTCCTCCAGGCCGAGACACGCGGGGCCGCGTGCCTCGTCGTCTCCCAGCACCTGGCCACGCTGCGGACGGCGGACCGCGTGGTCGTACTGGACCGGGGACGCGTGGTCGGACAGGGCCCGCACGCCGACCTCCTGGCGGACAACACCGTCTACCGGGAGATCGTCCTCGCGCGCGGCGGCCGAGTGGAGACGTCGTGA